Sequence from the Gloeocapsopsis dulcis genome:
CTGAAACTCAAATCGGCTGTTTTTCAAGTGCTGATATCCTCACTCAACAAGCCCGCTCAGGTAAAACAGATCCCAGACCATTACTCAGCATGTTTGAGATTTTTGGAGATTTAGGACAGTCGCCACGTTTCGTCCAGGCTGTTGCTGACCAGTTGCGTAGTTTGCATGAGTTCGGTGCTAAAGGAACACTAGTCCGATTCTACCAGGCACAGTAATGGCATTATCAACTATTTCTCATAGCGTGAAGCATTATGCCACGGCTGCTGATGTAACCAGATGAACAAGTGTGGAGGCGATCGCCTCTAGGGGCAACACCAAATCTACTTTTCCTGTGGCGATTGCCGCTCCCGGCATGTTGAAAAACTCAGATGTCGATTCATCCTGAGCGATCGCCATGCCCCCATGCTTCTTGATTGATAGCACGCCCAGTGCGCCATCAGAGCCACTACCTGTTAGAACAACAGCGATCGCCCGTGACTTGTATGTGGTAGCCACTGACATAAACAGTTTATCGGCAGCAGGACGGACAAAGTTCATTTTGGGTGTATCTGAAAGCAGCAGCGTGCCATTAGGCTCAACTAGCAGGTGTTGAGTAGGAACAGCAACATAGACGGTGCCTGGACGCAGAACATCTCCAGTTGCGGCTGGCTTAACTCGCAACGCTGTCCGCTTGCTTAAAATTTCAGGAAGGTGGCTGGGAACTTTGGGGCTGAGGTGCTGGACGATCAGAATAGCCGCCGGAAAATCGGCAGGTAATGCAGACAAAATAGTGCTAATTGCCTTTAAGCCACCCATAGAAGCTGCCAATACCACAACATTAAACGCAATATTTGGAAACTGAGAGAAAATGCGGTGTTGCGGAATCTGGATGAGGGCGTTCATGCTCGTGCGCTTCTAGGGAGACCGTCAAATGCTCAATTGTACTTGACCGTACAATTTACCTCTCATCATATTGTACTCTAGTGTACAATCCTTGTTTACAATTATGTTGCCCTTGCGCTAGAGGTTTTTCCCCCCTGAAGAGCGTTATCTCGTTAGATACGAGTGATGTAATCAGACAACTAAAATTTGTGTCCCAAGACGTTCCAACGTCTGTCAAAAATCGGCTTCTGGCTAGCTTGCCCCGGGAGGAATATGAACGGCTTCAGCCCTATCTGGAACCCGTTTCCCTTGACTTTAAACGAGAGCTTTATCAGCCAAACGTGCCGATCGAGTTTGTTTATTTTCCGTTAGAGGGAGTTTGCTCGTTGCTGTCGCTGTCATCCGAGGGTCAGCTGATTGAAGTGGGAACGGTGGGCAATGAAGGTATGGTGGGGCTACCCGTATTTCTAGGAGTCAGAGAAATTCCTGGGATGTCGATGTGTCAAGTTCCTGGCAATGCTTTGAGGATGCGAGCTGAGGATTTGCAGACTCAAGTCAGCTGTGACTCATTGCTGTATAATGTGCTGCACCGCTACACGCAAACCTTGTTTAATTTCATTTCACAATCAGGACTGTGCAATCGGCTGAATTCGATCGAACAACGCTGCTGCCGCTGGCTGCTCTTGACTCGCGATCGCGTGGGCACCGATGAATTTCCGCTCACCCATGAGTTTTTATCCCAAATGCTAGGGGTGCGGCGGGCAGGTGTGAGTGACGTAGCTGCCAGGTTACAAAACGCAGGCTTCATTTCCTACCGTTATGGCAAGATGACCATTGTGGATCGAGCCGGGTTAGAAGCAACAAGCTGTGAGTGTTATGAACTCATCAAAGCAGACTTCGAGCGCTTAATTAGTGACGATAATATGAATTAAGACGTGGCGTCTGCTGTTTCTAAATTTCATTTTGATATAACTTTTGAGGATTAGCCTAATGCTGCTTGGCATTGATTTAGGAACAGGCTCTGCTAAGGCATTGCTCCTAGCGACAGACGGAACTGCTATAGGTGAGGCATCAAGCTCCTATCCCGTTCATGCACCTCACCCTGGATGGGCTGAGTCGGAGCCAGCCGATTGGTGGTCATCTGTTGCCTCGGCTGTTAGAAAGGCAGTGGGAAATCACGCTGGGCAAGTACAGGCGATCGCACTTTCAGGACAAATGCACGGTGTTGTCCTAGCTTCGGAGTCGGGTCAGCCCCTGCGTCCTGCTATCCTCTGGGCAGATACTCGCTCTAGTGCCACGCTTAACACTTATCATTCGCTCGACGCCACTATTCTAAAGCGCTTGGGCAACCCGATTACGGCTGGAATGGCGGGTCCAACCTTGTTGTGGCTACGAGAACACGAGGCTACTGTCTACACCGAAGCACGTTGGGCACTCCAGCCAAAAGATTGGCTACGCTTACGGCTGACAGGAGAAGTTGCAACCGAACCATCTGATGCTAGTGGTACTTTGCTTTACGATATTGTGGCGGACAACTGGGCAAGGGATGCAATCTCAGCCCTGAATCTACGTTGTGATTGGTTACCAAAAATTATCCCCTCTAGTGCGATCGCAGGCTACCTGACAGAAGATGCTTCAGAGCATCTTGGCTTACCTGTTAGCTTACCCGTTATCGCTGGTGCTGCGGATACGGCAGCGGCGGCACTTGGTAATGGACTATTAGAACCTGGATTAGTTCAACTAACCATCGGCACAGGCGCTCAAATCATTACACCTCGCTCCCAACCCATTATCGATCCTCGTGGTCGTACACATCTCTATCGAGCCGCCGTACCTAACCAGTGGTACACCCTGGCCGCAATGCAAAATGCGGGGTTAGCGCTTGAGTGGGTGCGAGGTATCCTCGGCTTGAGTTGGCAGCAAGTCTATACTAAAGCGTTTTCTGTTCCCCCAGGATGTGAAGGGTTGACATTTTTGCCATACCTCACAGGCGAGCGAACTCCACACCTTGACCCCTATGTACGCGGCGCATGGGTGGGGCTTGGACTTCATCACACACAGGCGCACCTGATGCGGGCAGCTTTAGAGGGAGTTGCTTTTGCCTTGCGACAAGGTTTTGAGGCACTTGAGGTAACAGGTTTTAAAGCGACACAAGTGCGTTTAGCAGGCGGTGGAACGGCAGAAATGCCTTGGAAACAATTACTGACTGATGTATTGAGAATACCCCTCTATGCAACTACAGTTGCTGCTGCTTCCGCGCGTGGTGCTGCTCTATTGGCGGGTATAGGTATTGGCGTATACGCAGATACTAATGACACGCTCAAACTGGCAGCCACACCAACGCTTGCTGCAACTCCCCAATCAGTTAATTCAGCCCTAGAAGAGGCTTGGATGCGATATCAATCCCTTTACCCACGACTTAAAAAAATCTGACAGGAGTTATGCCTCACGGAGGAAGCACTAGAATGTATGTATAAATACATTCTTAAGGTAAGACTGTTTAACAGCAGTCAATGAAATAAGTGAGTTTACTAAGATAATAAATAGACATTATATAAATATAGTAGGTGGAATAAAGCTTCCCAAATCAGCTGACGTTTCCGATTTATACATACAGTGTAATAAATCTGCATCTATAAACTACCAGGAAGATGACAAAAAAGTTGTTTTAAGTCAGGGTGGTATTATATCCTTAAATTCTTACTTTAACTCATTTTACGAAAAGTTTTATACTAATATATACAACTCTTAGCTCTATCTACTATTTGTTGAAACTTGAAGGAGATTTTAAAGTTTCTGTTTACAGAGAAGTTAATGGAGGAAATAACAGAGAGATTATTTCTGAACAAAACTTTTCAAAATGTCAATTCTCAGATCCTGTAAAAATCTTACCAATAAATTTCCTTCAAACTGAAAATGCTGGCAGAATATATTTTGAAATAACCTGTTCTAGTGAACACGGTGCATTTAAAGAGGCGTGGATAGCAACTGATGAAAATAAAGCTAAAGAAGTATCGTTGGGAATTATCATTTGCACATTCAAAAAAGAGGCTTATATAAAAAATACATTAACTACTATTTTTCAAGATAAATTACTAGAAACTAAGGACTTCAAATTATTTATTGTTGATAATGGTAGAACTTTAGACAAAGCTGATTTCACAGAGCCCAAGCTGAAACTCGTTCCCAATATAAATGCAGGTGGAAGTGGTGGTTTTACTAGAGGGTTAGTTGAAGCTTTAGAGGAGAACGTCTACTCTCATTTTTTGCTTATGGATGATATAGAGTTAGAAAGTGGGTGGTGTTCTAGATCTGGTGTTTAGCTCTCAAAGTAATAAACCAAATTCATAGCGGTTAATAAACAAGCCACGTTGTTGTGACAGTTTCTGATTAACTGGTTGGAGATATCTAAGTTTTTTTAATGACAGCAACAAATCACCTGCAAGATTTTGACAAAACTGCAAAAAACAGAAAGATTTCATCCTGCTCATTTCTCTAAAGTAACCCTTTAGCAAGCAATCCAGGGATTGCCATGACTGTTATGCAGATCCAAAACTATCTTCGCACTGAAGTGCGAGAGTTCTTGAAGTTAGTCAGAATAGGAGTGTGAGTTGCTTTTCTTATGAGATTTGCGGATTGAGCAATGAAATTTCTGAACCCTAGTGTTTTGCTTAGTACAACACTTGTCTTGACGGCGATAAGTGGAACCACGCCGCAAGTGACGCAAGCAGTTCAATTAAGAGACGGTACAGTTTATTTTGTGCAACCGCCAGATTTAGTCGCGGCAACAACAACAGTTAACGGCGTTAGTGCTTGGGGTGCAACGTACTACTTCACAATTAATATTCCCAAGAATGCTGATGAACCCTTGCAAAGAGTCACAATTACACAGCGCGGCGGCAGTGATAATGTTCGCTTTAGACTTGATGACAGCCGTGCGTTTGAGGGAACACGCGATCGCCGAGGTACACAATTAACTTTAGGCGAAGTCACGCGCGATTGCACGAAGTGCAGCGCCAGAGGCGATCGCGATACCAGAACTGTTAATGTCACACTTGACCCGCCAGTTGCTCCAGGAAGAACAATTACAATTGGCTTACGTCCTGTCCGTAATCCGCTATTTTCTGGTGTTTACTTATTTGGTGTCACAGCATTTCCCCCTGGAGAAAAAGCCCACGGTCAATTTCTTGGCTTTGGGCGGTTTCACTTCTACGGCAACGATAGACCGTTTTTTATGTGGAGATAGAAGTCTCAACTGCTGGCTTTGGTATTACCGTAGGTAAACTACCCCAGCGATAGAATCGCGGGGCTTTTAAGTAGCCCTGAGCTATCTATACTGAGAGGACAGCACAAATAACTCGAACCTCTAGCGGGCTGGTTTACAGACAGCCCCAATAGACTTATCATTTTTGCTCCGTTAAAGTCGGCATCCCCAGACCAATTGCAGTTACCGCACTTGAACTTCTTGTCGGAACGCAAGCCGATATGCAGACAGCGGTGGCAAGTCTGAGAAGTGTAGGCTGGAGGTACTGCTATTACCTCGACCCCTTCTCGAACGCCCTTGTATTCCAAAAACATTCGCAGTTGGTAGAAAGACCAACAGTTAGACCTACGACGTTCTGTTTTGTTGCGTAGATATGAATTGGTTCTTTCCCTGATGCCAGTTAAATCTTCAATCGCCACTACTGCATTCTGCTGTTTAGCGCTACGAATGATAGTCTTTGATATGTTGTGATTCATCCACTGTTGGAATCGTCTCTCGCGCCCCGATAGCCGTACCAAAATCTGCCGACACCTACGCCGACTAGACCTTGTGCGTGTGGAAGCCTTTTTCTAGAGAGACGCTCTGGTTCTAGAGTATCTGTCCCTAATCTTGGTTAGCTTTTTGCCATCCCACTTGTTCCCGTTGCTTGTTACTGCAATATCTCGTCTGCCAAAATCCACGCCAATTACGTTAGTCGATTTAGCTGGACTTGGGGCTTCATCTTTCAGTTGAATGTGGATGTAGTATTTTCCATCGCGGTGCTTGCATAGTTGGGCGCTTGTAGGCGTTTTACCCTTAAGCTTGCCTCGCTGGTAATTTCCAACATCCAGTTTAATATGTTCTCTACCATTGACAGTAGTTAGGCTAACAGTCCAGTCTTTTTCTCGGAACGCAAAAATCCGCTGGTCGTAATCAGCAGATGTTGGTTTAAATGTTTTAACTGGTCTACCTTTCTGTTTGGCAGCTAGCCGATTAGCACCAACCCTGGCACAAGCTCTAATGGCTAAGTTTGCAGCCAACCCAAACCGAGAACGCAAGTCCTCGTAAACGATACCCTGAATTGTTATTTTGTGCTGGTTATCTTCGGCTTGACTTGCTCCGACGCATAGTTGCAAGCATCCGCAAACGCATGAAGGGTTGCCTTGATTTTGACAACCTGTTCAGGGGCGGGGTTCAATTGGCAAACCAACGTCAGGACTTGCTTCATAAGCAATATAATATCACCTATGAGGTACAAGGACATTGAACAATGATTCGCGTTGCGGGCATCTTTATATTGGCGCTGCGCTTACTCCCCATATCTGCAAGCGTGCGGGCTTCCGCGCAGCGCATTGCTCGGTGATACTAGCCGCTTCTACAAAGTGCGATCGCTCTGTCATTAAACTGAGTATGCTGCTGTGATCGCCCAAGCGTTACCGAGTGGTTTAGTCGTATCAGGGGTAAGTATGGTGACAACACGAGCATTAGCCGAACAAAGAGTTGTTCTTAGAAGCATTAGTTGGCAAACATTTACAGCCATGCTGAATGAAATGGGCGAGGAGCGCACTACACGCTTTGCTTATCTTGATGGAATGCTGGAAATTATGACTCCACTAGGAGAGCATGAAAATACGAATAGATTTATTGACGATCTAATTCGAGTATTAGCTGATGAACTCAATCTTAATCTCAAAAAGTTTGGCTCACTGATTCTCAAGCGCGAAAACATGAGACGTGGAGCCGAACCTGATTCGTGTTATTACATTTCTAACGAACCACGTGTGAGGAATAAACGTAATATTGATCTAAATATTGATCCACCTCCCGACTTGGTGGTGGAAATTGATATAACCAATAGTTTAATGGATAAACGTCCGATTTACGCCGCTGTCGGTGTTCCAGAAATTTGGCATTATAATGGGCGATCGCTTCAGGTTTTCATATTATCTGAACCCAATTCGATCTACACCCCAACGCAACAGAGTCCTACTTTTCCGCTTCTCGATCTGAATATGGTTCCGCAGCTAATTGAACAAAGTCTGATTGATGGTGAAACGAAGACTTTGCGTTCTTTCCGCGCATGGATACAACAGCAATTAAATAAAGCTTCTGACTAAGTATAAGTGCATTCGCACAAATATACCCTCAATTGATCTTTCTAATCGTTGTATTAACAAACTGAGCACTAAGCTGTCATCGGTAACAACATCAAGTAAGTGTACTAAAGTGCGATCGCTCAATTTTGTCACCATTACTGGGCTAAGGTTGTGATACCGTGCAACCTGCGACTACATTTCACAAGTAACACAATTTAGAACAGGTAGGGAACTAATCGCTTTGTACGTTGCCTATAGGCTTCATACTCATCACCGAAGCTGTTCAGTCGCATCTGTTCCTCTTGGTCAACTCGTGTTGCATACTCAATACTAAAGCCAATGAATCCAGATAGACCTGCAGCCCAGTTTGGCAGCAATAGTGCTTGTGCAATGCAAAGTACTAAGCTAAATCCTTATAAGCCTGCTTGATGTCATCCTGCGGTGCTCCTGCTTCAATTTCAAGAACCTGGTAGTGTATATGTGGTTTTATGGCTGCAAGTTTACTAGACTATGAATTTTCAATAATAAATTTTTCGACTTGCAGAGCTGCTTGATCAATTGCGTTGATAATTGCTTCAACAGCATTTTTCTGTTGTTCTAATGGTGCAAGCTCTTGAGCTAAAGTGCGACGATCAGCATCACGATTAATTGTCTGAACCGTGCGTACAAGACGACCAATACTGCCGCCACCCCTAAATTTAGAGCCTCTTTGACGCACACTATGTGTATATTCTGCTCGAATCTGCTTTTGGCTTTGAGAAATTTCCCTTTTGACAAGGGCGTACTCTTTCTTTTTTAATTTCAGTTCTTTGATTGCGATTTTTGCTTCTGCCATTGATCGAGCTGAAATACGCAGCTCACCCTCAGCGGTGATTGTCACAAAACTATTTTGGTTGGGTAACATATCAGAAAACATTAATGTGCTTGTAACCTATTCTTGTTTAGAATACCCAAACATTGTTAGGGACTTAGCACTACCTTACGCAAGTAGTCTAGCGGTCAAACTATATTATTGAACTGGCATTTTCTAACTAACTGCCTTATATAGGAAATTTGAATAGAATTTTTCCGTATAACATCCGGCATCAGCTATTGTACAGATATTTTCCATTTCACTACCTTATATGAGTTATTAAATAGAAGTTTTCTGTAAAGACAAACGACCCTTTTATCTTCGGTTTGCTATCTAGCAGATACATAACTTTATCAGTAAGGCGATCGCACCTCGTTCTTCATACAAAGCCCGAACTTACTGTTGGAATATTGCAATCAATTTGTCAATAACCTCATTTGTTTTTTCCGAGGTTAATGTTCCTGCTTTATAAGCAATGATTTGTTCATTAGCAGTGAACACTCGGTTAGATTTAACGTAACTGGTTTTATTTAAACTACCCGTTTCAAAATCATCGTCTTCAATTAATGTTGTATAGCTGTCATTTGCAGTTTGGTTGGTAATTAAGCAGAGAATCAAATCATTTCTGGTTAGTTCAGCAACCACCAAAGCAGGTCGTCTTTTGGTACTAATTAAATCTGAGAAGGGAAAAGGGACAACCACTACATCTCCTTTTACAAATGCTGCCATGCTTCATCCTCTTCTGGAGTTAACCAATCTTCCGCTAAAATCGGCTCACTCAGTAGGCTAATCTCAAGCTGCTCTTGCTGAAGCTCTCTAGACTTGATAAACAGCAAAAAGTCTAATACTTCTTTCAAGGTAGAATCAGATGCTTTTTCTATCTCTTTTAATAATTGCTCTTTGATATTGATGCTCATGTTGTCTTTTTTTTGGTGGTGCTTCACAATTCAGCTTTATTCGATCGGGAAATTAGAAATCAATTGTTTGCTCTCTTGGATTAGCTGCATGGTTTCCTTAATGGCAACTACGACTTTTTGATAGTGCAACATATCATCAAAGGATAGCGTTCGGTTAGCTTTCTTGCACTTTATCTAATACCTGAGAAACAAGCTGAGTAATGCTTACTTTAAATAATCTCGATTAAACTATTTGAGCTGGGCGGTATGGACTTGTTAATCAATCTAGTTGTTGCACTAACAAGCTAAGGAATAAGCCGACATCGGTAACAACAAGTAAGTGCACTGAAGTGCGATCGCTCAACTTAGCCACTGCTACTGGGTTAATGGTAAAGCTCAACGGTAGGAAGCAGCCTTTCGCTTCCGACCAACTAGCTGCCATCTGTTGCAGCGAGGTGTTGTCCTACTTTAGACTTAGGCATATGCAAGCACCCTGTCTGTATTATGAGCTATCGCAACATCATCATAATCGAACCAGATAAGCGTGGCAGCAAACCCTGCATTCGGCGAATGCGGATTACGGTTGACAACGATTTTGTTACCACCAGGACTGACGCAGTGGTAAGCTAAACTGAAGAGATGAGTTCACCAAACTCGACTACTGCCAATATCTGTTGAGTTGATTGAGCAACTCAAGCATCTGTTCACATGTCCCTTGCGTAAGTCGTGTTTATTTTAGTGTGCGCTCGTCAACTTCATTTGGGTAGCCCCGACTTTAGTCGCAGGACATCTACGATTCATGCTCTCTTGTGCAGATATAACACCTTGAAGGTAAAAATGTTATTATGCGATTGCCTCAAGCTGAGTAATCACTACCACAACCATATTTCCACGCATCAATTAATCTATGACAGTAGTAACGCGGTATTGGTGGTAAGTTTTTACTCCATAAATGTAATGGGATAAAGTGAAATAAGCTGGTGTATATTCCTAAATTTAAATAATGAATCATCCAGATTAATAAATTATTTAATCCAACTTGAGGAATGACTTTAGCAACTAATATTGGATGTGTGAATCCTACTTTTAAAAGTGTCTTTGTTAAAGCCGGAAACTGCACAATATCTTGCAAAAATGGTTTTAATACAGAGTCTCCTAAAACATGCATTTTTTGAAATACGGCTGACAAGAGTTGATTAATTTGATCGGGATCAACTTTTTGATCTACACCAACACTCATTGCTTTTTGGAATAACCAGGTAACACTGATATTGGGTTGATAGGGTTGTAAAAGTGCTAAAGCTTTTACAGAAAGGCGATCGCAACTTAGCGCTTCATCAATGCCAAAAGTTAACCGCTTAAGGTGACGGATCATAGCCCCAAACCCACCAAAGCTAACGGGAGACTGACTACTACTACTATCTCCAACAGGTAAGATCCGATTCCACGGTAGACGCAACGGATGTTGATAAGAGGGAAAAAAACCAAACAGCGCTCTTTGCAGTTGTAACTGATTTAATTCTATATTTTGATACTTTGGCATTAAGCGGAGATAATCCTCAAACAAATTTTCTAAGCTAGGACGTTCAGGGTAAGTATCCATGTAAGTAAACAAATATGTCGTTCTGCCATCGCGTGCAGGAAAAGCTTCCCAAAAGTACTGACATTGCTGCTGTAGCGGTGTAAAAGAGACAAGTAAGTCTCCCGTGTCATTTTGGGGAAAGCCAGTAGCACAACTTCCGACAACTAAGCAAGCGCCATCAGGTTTTTTCCCTTGTCTTGCTTGCTGAACAATTGGGGAACCATATCCCATCGCATCCAGGAGTAAGCGCGTCTTAATTAGTTCGTCGTTTCCTGGAGTTTTGACGGCTACACCATCCGGATGCACTGTTGCACTAGCAAAAGGTGTGTTCTCAAATAATCTACCCCCAGCCGCTAGAAATTTTGATTTGAGCGTTTCTAATAAATAAACTGGATCGACACCAACATTTAACACATCGCTTACCCAGACTTCTGTACCCTGATGGAAGCTAACACGGGCAGGGTTATATTCTGTGGCGATCGCTTGTTCTAACTCTGCTGTAGTGAGTAGATTTAACTCCAAAAAAACTTCTAACTCTTTACGCGAAATATTCCACTCTTGATCTCTACCACGCAAGATTCCTCTTTCAAGCAATGCAACTCGCCATCCCAATTGCGCTAAACTGCAGCCAATTAAAATTCCTAACGTTCCACCGCAAATAACAACATCCCAATCAATTTTTTCCAAAACCTGATGATTTTGAGCGATCGCTGTGGGAACTGGGGTATTTCCCTCTCTAATTGATGTCAGCAAGCGATCTGTACGGCGTAAGCCATTCAGGACATCACCAGGCAATTGGGAAAGGATTTCTTCGGTAAGGCTCATTTTGGAACATTTGGGAGTGAGGAAATTGAGGGTATGGGCAAACAAGATGCCTACCCTACGTAGATCTTAAAGAAGTGATCGCCTCGTTTCAATGATTAAATTTTCCCAAGGCTACTACAGCATTTTGCCCACCAAAACCAAAACTTAGACAGAGAGTCGAGTGAATTCTACCTTGACGCGGTGTAGTGACAAAATCTAAATCAAACTCCGGTGCTTGTAAGCCTACGCATGGTGGTAATAACTGATGGTGTAATGCCATTAAGCAAAAAGCCGTACCTAAAGCACCAGAAGCGCCTAGAGTGTGTCCTGTTGCTCCCTTTGTGGAACTGACAGCAACACCTTGGGGAAACAAGGTTTGGAGTAAATTCGCCTCGTTTTGATCGTTAAGCTTAGTAGCTGTACCGTGGGCGTGAATATAGTCAATATCTGTTGGAGACAATTTGCTACGCTCTAAACATTGCTTGATAGCTGCGATCGCACTTTTGCTTCTAGGTTCTGGTGTATTTGGATGATACGCATCACACATCAAACTAAAACCAAGAATTTGACCGTAGATTTTTGCCTGACGTTTTTGTGCTGACTTTGCCGACTCCAATACAAAAACAGCAGCGCCTTCTCCTAAAACTAGTCCTTCTCGATACCGATCAAAAGGATAAGCCCCAGTTTGTGCCAGTGCCCCCATTTGTTGAAAACCAGCTAATGTCAATGGTGTAATCGGTGCTTCCACCGCACCTGCGATCGCGCTTTGGCATTGTCCCATTTGAATCAATTCATAAGCCTGCGCAATTGCCCAAAGTCCGGTTGCACACGCTGCCATAGGTGCTAACACCGTATTTTTTGCCCCAATTTGATGTGCAACTGCGATCGCCTGCTGATGCGGCAATGTTTCTAGCCAGTGTTCTAGTTTGATGACTTGAGTATCGTCTTGCTGATCTCTCTGCCCGTATATCTGTCGCGCCAAATCTTCCCATAACGCTTGATGACTGCGGCTTGAGCCAATGACTACGCCACACTCTGACAATGGTAGCTGTAATCCTGCATCTTTAATCGCAGATGACACAACTCGCTGAGTGAGGTAACTTAACTTAGCTGGCTGTCGTGTTATGAGTGCTAATGGTCGTGGTTTTAGTTCAGGAAATGGATGTTG
This genomic interval carries:
- a CDS encoding chemotaxis protein CheB, which encodes MNALIQIPQHRIFSQFPNIAFNVVVLAASMGGLKAISTILSALPADFPAAILIVQHLSPKVPSHLPEILSKRTALRVKPAATGDVLRPGTVYVAVPTQHLLVEPNGTLLLSDTPKMNFVRPAADKLFMSVATTYKSRAIAVVLTGSGSDGALGVLSIKKHGGMAIAQDESTSEFFNMPGAAIATGKVDLVLPLEAIASTLVHLVTSAAVA
- a CDS encoding Crp/Fnr family transcriptional regulator, which encodes MPIEFVYFPLEGVCSLLSLSSEGQLIEVGTVGNEGMVGLPVFLGVREIPGMSMCQVPGNALRMRAEDLQTQVSCDSLLYNVLHRYTQTLFNFISQSGLCNRLNSIEQRCCRWLLLTRDRVGTDEFPLTHEFLSQMLGVRRAGVSDVAARLQNAGFISYRYGKMTIVDRAGLEATSCECYELIKADFERLISDDNMN
- the xylB gene encoding xylulokinase, coding for MLLGIDLGTGSAKALLLATDGTAIGEASSSYPVHAPHPGWAESEPADWWSSVASAVRKAVGNHAGQVQAIALSGQMHGVVLASESGQPLRPAILWADTRSSATLNTYHSLDATILKRLGNPITAGMAGPTLLWLREHEATVYTEARWALQPKDWLRLRLTGEVATEPSDASGTLLYDIVADNWARDAISALNLRCDWLPKIIPSSAIAGYLTEDASEHLGLPVSLPVIAGAADTAAAALGNGLLEPGLVQLTIGTGAQIITPRSQPIIDPRGRTHLYRAAVPNQWYTLAAMQNAGLALEWVRGILGLSWQQVYTKAFSVPPGCEGLTFLPYLTGERTPHLDPYVRGAWVGLGLHHTQAHLMRAALEGVAFALRQGFEALEVTGFKATQVRLAGGGTAEMPWKQLLTDVLRIPLYATTVAAASARGAALLAGIGIGVYADTNDTLKLAATPTLAATPQSVNSALEEAWMRYQSLYPRLKKI
- a CDS encoding glycosyltransferase family A protein, with protein sequence MKLEGDFKVSVYREVNGGNNREIISEQNFSKCQFSDPVKILPINFLQTENAGRIYFEITCSSEHGAFKEAWIATDENKAKEVSLGIIICTFKKEAYIKNTLTTIFQDKLLETKDFKLFIVDNGRTLDKADFTEPKLKLVPNINAGGSGGFTRGLVEALEENVYSHFLLMDDIELESGWCSRSGV
- a CDS encoding DUF2808 domain-containing protein yields the protein MKFLNPSVLLSTTLVLTAISGTTPQVTQAVQLRDGTVYFVQPPDLVAATTTVNGVSAWGATYYFTINIPKNADEPLQRVTITQRGGSDNVRFRLDDSRAFEGTRDRRGTQLTLGEVTRDCTKCSARGDRDTRTVNVTLDPPVAPGRTITIGLRPVRNPLFSGVYLFGVTAFPPGEKAHGQFLGFGRFHFYGNDRPFFMWR
- a CDS encoding RNA-guided endonuclease TnpB family protein: MVRLSGRERRFQQWMNHNISKTIIRSAKQQNAVVAIEDLTGIRERTNSYLRNKTERRRSNCWSFYQLRMFLEYKGVREGVEVIAVPPAYTSQTCHRCLHIGLRSDKKFKCGNCNWSGDADFNGAKMISLLGLSVNQPARGSSYLCCPLSIDSSGLLKSPAILSLG
- a CDS encoding Uma2 family endonuclease, with amino-acid sequence MIAQALPSGLVVSGVSMVTTRALAEQRVVLRSISWQTFTAMLNEMGEERTTRFAYLDGMLEIMTPLGEHENTNRFIDDLIRVLADELNLNLKKFGSLILKRENMRRGAEPDSCYYISNEPRVRNKRNIDLNIDPPPDLVVEIDITNSLMDKRPIYAAVGVPEIWHYNGRSLQVFILSEPNSIYTPTQQSPTFPLLDLNMVPQLIEQSLIDGETKTLRSFRAWIQQQLNKASD
- a CDS encoding type II toxin-antitoxin system PemK/MazF family toxin, which encodes MAAFVKGDVVVVPFPFSDLISTKRRPALVVAELTRNDLILCLITNQTANDSYTTLIEDDDFETGSLNKTSYVKSNRVFTANEQIIAYKAGTLTSEKTNEVIDKLIAIFQQ
- a CDS encoding DUF2281 domain-containing protein gives rise to the protein MKHHQKKDNMSINIKEQLLKEIEKASDSTLKEVLDFLLFIKSRELQQEQLEISLLSEPILAEDWLTPEEDEAWQHL
- a CDS encoding FAD-dependent oxidoreductase — encoded protein: MSLTEEILSQLPGDVLNGLRRTDRLLTSIREGNTPVPTAIAQNHQVLEKIDWDVVICGGTLGILIGCSLAQLGWRVALLERGILRGRDQEWNISRKELEVFLELNLLTTAELEQAIATEYNPARVSFHQGTEVWVSDVLNVGVDPVYLLETLKSKFLAAGGRLFENTPFASATVHPDGVAVKTPGNDELIKTRLLLDAMGYGSPIVQQARQGKKPDGACLVVGSCATGFPQNDTGDLLVSFTPLQQQCQYFWEAFPARDGRTTYLFTYMDTYPERPSLENLFEDYLRLMPKYQNIELNQLQLQRALFGFFPSYQHPLRLPWNRILPVGDSSSSQSPVSFGGFGAMIRHLKRLTFGIDEALSCDRLSVKALALLQPYQPNISVTWLFQKAMSVGVDQKVDPDQINQLLSAVFQKMHVLGDSVLKPFLQDIVQFPALTKTLLKVGFTHPILVAKVIPQVGLNNLLIWMIHYLNLGIYTSLFHFIPLHLWSKNLPPIPRYYCHRLIDAWKYGCGSDYSA
- a CDS encoding beta-ketoacyl-ACP synthase → MDVVVTGIGLVSSLGTSLETSWYNLVAGNSGVRVQHPFPELKPRPLALITRQPAKLSYLTQRVVSSAIKDAGLQLPLSECGVVIGSSRSHQALWEDLARQIYGQRDQQDDTQVIKLEHWLETLPHQQAIAVAHQIGAKNTVLAPMAACATGLWAIAQAYELIQMGQCQSAIAGAVEAPITPLTLAGFQQMGALAQTGAYPFDRYREGLVLGEGAAVFVLESAKSAQKRQAKIYGQILGFSLMCDAYHPNTPEPRSKSAIAAIKQCLERSKLSPTDIDYIHAHGTATKLNDQNEANLLQTLFPQGVAVSSTKGATGHTLGASGALGTAFCLMALHHQLLPPCVGLQAPEFDLDFVTTPRQGRIHSTLCLSFGFGGQNAVVALGKFNH